The genomic window CCCTTGAACGGAATATCGGACACCATGAGCGCTGCCGACGCCGCGTTGATCGCCATCACGTCCGTGTCGTTCTCAATGTCCGCCGATAGGACAAAGGCAATCACTTGCGTCTCGAAGTGATAATGGTCGGGAAACAGCGGCCTGAGCGGCCTGTCAATGAGGCGCGATGTCAATATCTCTTTCTCGTGAGGTCTGCCCTCTCGTTTATAGAACCCGCCCGGTATCTTGCCCGCCGCGTATGTCTTCTCGATGTAATCGACCACCAAGGGCAGAAAATCCGCCCCCTCTCGAGGCTTCTTGTCGGATACCGCCGTCGCGAGAACCACCGACTCCCCATAGACGGCTAACGCCGCACCGTCCGCTTGCCTGGCATATTTGCCTGTCTCAAATGATAAAAGTCTTCCGCCGATCTCTACGTGTGTTTTGTGGAACATATCCCTTTCCAATTTTGGAGCATGGAATTGATGTGGAGCACCAGATGCTACTTACGAAGGCCAAGCTTCTCGATAAGCTCACGATACTTGACAACATCCTGCGCCTTCAGGTAATTGAGATGTCTCCGTCTGGCGCCGACGAGCTTCAATAGCCCGCGCCTCGAATGATGGTCCTTCTTGTGCTCCTGGAAATGCCCAGTTAGCTGTTCGATGCGGCGCGTTAAAATCGCCACCTGCACCTCAGGAGAACCTGTGTCCCTATCGTGGAGCCTGAACTCTCGTATTACTGCTCGTTTGCTTTCCCTGTCCAGAACCATGCTGTGTTGCTCTAACCTATAATTGTTAATCTTTCCTATTCTTTCTCACTGCCACTTTCGTGCAACTTTAGACCCTTGTCAAGATATTTCGCCAGAAACGCCGGAGGCCGCCTACGTGCAGGGCCAACTGTAACC from bacterium includes these protein-coding regions:
- a CDS encoding polyribonucleotide nucleotidyltransferase, with amino-acid sequence MFHKTHVEIGGRLLSFETGKYARQADGAALAVYGESVVLATAVSDKKPREGADFLPLVVDYIEKTYAAGKIPGGFYKREGRPHEKEILTSRLIDRPLRPLFPDHYHFETQVIAFVLSADIENDTDVMAINAASAALMVSDIPFKG
- the rpsO gene encoding 30S ribosomal protein S15, whose translation is MVLDRESKRAVIREFRLHDRDTGSPEVQVAILTRRIEQLTGHFQEHKKDHHSRRGLLKLVGARRRHLNYLKAQDVVKYRELIEKLGLRK